The following DNA comes from Arcobacter cloacae.
AATACGATAAAGAAGTGATAGTTAGAGATCCAATTTTTGTTGATAGTGATAATAATATGGTTTTAGTTGGAGATATTCCACAAAACTCAACAATAAATATTTTAAAAGGAAAAGAAGATAATTTGATAAAATCTTCTGGAATAGCCACAAAAAAAGCGATGGAACAAATAGACTTAAATAACGAAAACTATTGCGTTGTAGTCTTTGATTGTATTTCAAGAGCTATTTTTTTAGGGGATAGATTTGTAGAAGAGTTAGAAGAGATGAAAAAAAATATAAATCCTTCAAAAAACTTATTTGGGGCTTTAACTTTAGGTGAAATCGCAAATAATGGAGATGAGTATATTACTTTTTATAATAAAACTTGTGTAACGGGGATATTATGCTAATAGAACAACTTTCAATAGCTTACAAATGTCATAGTTCAATTGGAAATAGTTTAAATCTAAAAGAGATGATACATGAAGTTTTAAGAACTTTTGTTAGTGAATCTTATGCTATTTATTCGGAATTTTTGATAAAAGATGAATTAAATAATTTGATAAAAATTGATAGTTTTGGAAGAATAAATAATTTTGATGCAAAAAAATATATTTCCTATACAAAATCTCTTGACCTAATAATAGATGATAATATAAGAGTTTTAAAAATAAATCTTGAAAATGGAACACTTTTTTTAGTTTTTAAAAATATATGTCAAGATTGTACTTTTTTTGTTTCAATGTTTGAGAGTTTAATTTCAAAGTTGAATATAAGTGTAAATGCTTGTATAAATTTTGAAAAGTTAGAAAAAACAAATGAACTTCTAAAAGAACAAAAAACAGAACTTATTAAAGCAAATAAAACAAAAGATGATTTTTTGGCAAATATGAGTCATGAACTAAAAACACCACTTAATTCTATAATAGTTATCTCTTCAACAATGGCAAAAAATAAAGATAATAAACTTGATGAAACTCAATTGAAAAATATGAAAATAATAAAAAAATGTTCTGAAGATTTAGCTATTTTAATAAATGATATTTTAGATATTTCAAAGATTGAAGCTGGTGCATTAAAATTAGAAATAGAAAAAATAGATTTAAAAATTTTTATAGAAAATATTTTTGATTCTTTTGAAGCAGTTTTTTTAGAAAAAAATTTGATTTTAAAAAAAGAGATTAAAGCTTTAAATTTTCAAGTTTATAGTGATGAAAAAAGATTATCTCAGATTATTAAAAACTTTTTAACTAATGCTATGAAATTCACAAATGAAGGATTTATAACTATAAAATTATTAGAATTTGAGAAATATTTTCAAATAGATATAGTTGATACAGGAATAGGAATAAATAATGAGAATCTTGAAAATATTTTTGATAGATTTCAACAAGTTGATGATTCAAGAAGTAGAAAATATGGTGGAGCTGGTTTAGGGCTTTGTATATCAAAAGAGTTGGCTTCTATGTTAAATTGTAAATTAAAAGTAAAAAGTGAAATATCAAAAGGTAGTACTTTCTCTTTATTAATACCTAAAAATATAGAAGAAGAAATTGTTGAAAATAGTATTATAAATCAAGAAGTTTTAGAAAAAAAAGTTGATAAAACAGATTTATACAAGAGTTTAGATCTTAAAAATAGCAAAGAAATCTATGTTTTACATCTAAATAGTGTTGAGCAATTTAAAATAACAATAGCTTTAAAAAAATTTGGATTTTTAGTTCATCCTTTTTTCAATATAGAAGAGTTTTTTTCAAAAATTGATTTGTTGATATTGAATAAAAATAATATTTTTTTAATAGATAAAAATATTGAAAAATTTGAATCAATACAAAAAAAATTTGAACACAATAAAAATCAGTTATTAGTTTTAGATGAACTTAAAAATAATGAAATTTTATTCGAAAAAATAAGAGAATTTTTAAATAAATAAAAAATGATACTTTTGTAATACCCTTTTGTAATAAAATTCTTTTATAAAAATTTATTTTTAACATAAGGATTAAAAGTTATGAATGAGATATTTATAAAAGAGGGTTTAATAACAAAATCTTTATTATTTATAAGTGAAGATTCTTCTTTTGTGGAAGATATAAAAAAAAGTTTAAATAATAATAATGTTACATTTTTTGGGAATAATAAGTTTTATTTGTTAAACAGCATAATTAATGATTTTGATGTAATCATATTTGATAATAGAAATAATAATTTAAAAAAATTCTTAGAAGTTTATCAATTAACAAAATCTTATAGATTTGATACGCCTATTATATTAATAGAAGATAAAATTAATGAAGATATTTTATTATATAAAACTCTAAATATTTATACAGTTTTAGAAAAAGATGTAAAAAAAGAGTTTTTATTTAAAATAATTTTGATTTGTCTTAATTTTTTAGATTCAAATAAAAAAATTCAGTTTGAAAATGGTTACCATTTTGATTTAAGTGCCGAAGAGTTATTTCATGACAAAAAAATTATTAAATTAACTAAAATAGAGAAAAAATTAATAAAATTATTGTCTTTACATCCCAATTCTTTAGTCTCATATGAAGATATTGCAAATGAAGTTTGGAAAGGGAAAGTATTTTCAATATACTCTTTGAGAAATGTTATAAATCATATTAGAGAGAAAACTAATGAGACTTTTATTAGAAATTTTTCAAATAGAGGTTATATTTTAAATACTATTTAATAATTTTTTTTAAAAATAGTATATAATAACTCTATGTTTAAAAAAATTAGTTTAATATTTATTATATCAATGTTATTTTTGTTTACAGCGTGTGAAGATGATTCTAAAAATTATAAACCTTCTTATCAAAAACAAAAGGTTATAGATAAAAAAATTTATACTTTTGGAATACATCCTTTGCATAATCCAAAATATCTTTTTGAGGTTTATCAACCTTTGGTAGATTATTTAAATAACAATTTAAAAAATAAAAATATAGAGATAAAATTAGAAGCTTCAAGAAATTATGACTTTTTTAATCAGAAATTATTTTCAAGAGAGTTTGATTTTGCTCTTCCAAATCCTTATCAAACAATAAAAGCATTAGAAGTAGGATATAAAGTTTTTGCAAAAATGGGTGATGATGAAAACTTCAGAGGGATATTTTTAGTTAGAAAAGATAGTGGAATTAAAAATTTTGAAGATCTAAAAGGTAAAAAGATTAGTTATCCAGCTTCTACAGCATTAGCAGCGACAATTCTTCCTCAATATTTTTTATATGAAAATAAAATAGATATAAATAAAGATATAGAAAATATTTATGTTGGTTCTCAAGAATCATCTATTATGAATGTATATTTAAAACAAAGTGATATAGCTGCAACTTGGCCTCCGCCTTGGGAAGCATTTATAAAACAAAGACCAGAAATAGCAAATGAAGTTGAAATTATTTGGCAAACAAAGAATTTACCAAATAATAGTTTGGTTGCAAGAGATGATTTACCTGCTCAATTAGTAGAAGAGATAACTGGTTTATTTATTCAGTTACATGAAAATGAAGAAGGAAAAAAGATTCTTGAAAAAATTGTACTTAGTAAATTTGAAATAGCAAATGAAAATACTTATAAGGTTGTAAAGGATTTTATTGTTGATTTTGAAAAAGATGTTAGGTTAATAAAATGATAAATAAAATAATAGCTTTTTTCACAACTTCTATAAAAAGAAGATTGATAATTACAATAACTTTTGCACATGTTTTTTTAATGAGTATTTTTGTATATGATTTGATAAATAAACAAGAAGATTTTTTAAAAAAACAAAATATTGAACAAGTTAAAAGTTTGAGTAATATGATAGAAAGAAATTCTATATCTTGGGTATTATCAAACGATTTTTTAGGATTAGAAGAATTAATATATTCTATTTCAAAATATCCAAATTTAGAATATGCGATGGTTTTAAATAAAGAAGCAAAAGTTCTAGCCCATTCCCAAAAAGAGTTAGTAAATCTTTATTTGGCTGATGATATTAGTTTGGATTTTTTTAATTCTCAAAAGATTGAACCTTCAATTCTTGTACAAAATGATGCAATTATAGATTATATTTCTCCAATAATTATGGAAAATCAACATATAGGTTGGGTTAGAATCGGTTTAAATCAAGATTTGACTCTACAAAATTTAAAAAATATTTTTCAAGAGGGATTGTTTTTTATATTTTTAGCTATTGTTATTGGTTATTTATTTTCATATTTTTTGGCTAAAAATATCACAAAAGATTTATATGATTTAATAAAAATAGCAAATCAAACTGCTACAGGAGATAAAAAGCAACGATCAAAAGTCTATTTAAATAGAAAAGATGAATTAGGAATTTTATCAAAAGAGATAAATAAGATGCTTGATAAAATTGAAGAAGATGAAAAAAAACTTGAAATTACAAATATGCAATTAGAAAATGATATTGTTGAACTTGAAATTTTGGATAAAAAATTAAGTGAATTAAATCAAGATTTAGAGAAAAAAGTTGAAGAAAAAACTTATGAATTAAAACTTCTAAATGAAAATCTTGAAAAAGAGATTGAAGATGAAGTTGAACAAAATAGACAAAAAGATAATATGCTTTTCCAACAATCAAAAATGGCTTCAATGGGTGAAATGATGGAAAATATTGCTCATCAATGGCGACAACCTTTAAGTTTTATATCTACAAGTGCTAGTGGAATAAGATTACATAAAGAGTTTAATACTTTAAGTGATGAACTTTTAGATGAAGCTATTGAAAATATTATGAATAGCACACAATTTTTATCAAATACAATTGATGATTTTAGAGACTTTTATAAAACAGACAAAGTTAAAAGTAAATTTAATGTAAAAGAGATTATAGAAAAAACTTTGAAACTTACAAGTTCAAGATTTACTAATCGTGCTATAAAAGTCATCAAAGATATAGATGAAATTTTTATATTTGGTTTTGAAAATGAACTAATTCAAGTTTTAGTAAATATTTTAAATAATGCAAGAGATGAGTTAGAAAAATTACCAAATGATGAAAGATTTATTTTTGTTACATTAAAACAAAAAGAAGATAAAGTAATAATTTCTGTAAAAGATAATGCCGGTGGAGTTAATGAAAAAATCATAAATAGGGTATTTGAACCATATTTTACAACTAAATCTGATGAAAAAGGTACAGGAATAGGGCTTTATATGTCAAATGAAATTATTACAAAACATTTTAATGGAAAAATACATGTTCAAAATGAAGTTTTTATCCATCAACAAAAAGAGTATAAAGGAGCAAACTTTGTTATAGAAGTTCCTTTATAGGTTTATTACTATAATAAAAACTGCTCCAGTGTTTTTATTTTCTACAAAAATTTCTCCTAAATTATCTTTTTCTAAAATATTTTTACAAATATAAAGACCCAATCCTGAGCCATTTTTTTTATTTTTAGTTGAAAAATATGGATTGAAAATTTTAGAGATAATTTTTTCATCTATTCCTTTTGCATTATCTTCTATAAAAATTTTTTGAGTTTGATTATCTTCTTCAAAATATATTTTTATGGTAGGATTTGAAATATCTCTTTCTAAAAAAGCATCTTTTGCATTATTTAAGATATTTAAGACAGCTTGAATTAGTTCATTTTTAGGTAAATATCTTTTTTGTAAATTTTTATTTTTAATCTCTATTTTTATATTTTGAGATGAGAAAGATTTTTCAATCATATTAAAAACATTATCTACAATTTCATTTAGACTTATTAGTTCTTTTTTTGTATCAATAGTAAAGAAATTTCTAAAGTCATCTATTGTTGCTGACATATATTGAATATATTTATTCATATCAGTTAGGCTATTGTTTAAAAAATCTTTATCTAGTTTGTTTGTATTATTCTTTAGTTTTATTCTTGTTAGCATACTTGAAATAGTTGATAATGGTTGTCTCCATTGGTGAGCAATCATAGAAATCATTTCTCCCATAGCAGAGAGTCTTGATTGATAAATTACCATTTTTTCTTTCTCTTTTAATTCTCTTAAATCCAAAATAAAGATTATTTTGTACTCTTTTTCTTCATAAAATATATCTTTTATTTTTATAATTACAGGTATTGTAGTTCCATCTTTTGTAATCAAAGAGATTTCTTGAAAAAGTTTTTCATTATATTTTATATATTTTTCTACAGAAGTAGGTATTAAAACACCAGTTGCTAATTTGTCTATTAGTTCAGTTTTTGTTTCATAGCCCAAAATTTCCAATAAAGGTTGATTTATATTTTTAATAAAACCTTCTTGAAGTACTAATATTCCTTCTATTGTATTGTTTATTATTTCATTTAAATTTATAAAAATTTGTTCTTGAGTTTTCATGTTGACCTATATTTTTAATAAAGTTGTATAATATGCTAAAATCATTTAAAATAGATATAAATTGAAACACTTTATAATCTTTTGTTCTTTTTTTGATAAAAAGTTATTTTTCTAATAAAATTAATGATATTATAAGATATATCGATAAAGGATACATTATGAAAAATTTATTTATTTTGATTGCTATAATTTTTATCTTTAATGGTTGTATTTTTAATAATCAACTTACTGAAGAAGATTGTAAAAAACAAGGTAAAATCTACAAAGAAAAAGAGGTTCTGAATTTAAGAACAGGTAAGAAAGAAATTAGAGCTGAATGTATATAAAAAATTATAACTAAGAGAAAAAATGAAAAATACAAATGTAACAGTAGAATTACTAAAATTAGAAAAACTTTTAAATAAAGTAGGGGATTTGGTAATAACAAATTCTATGATGGCTCAATCTATTGAAAACTTACCTTCAAGCGATGAGAAAAAGAGTTTAATTGAAAAAATAACTCTTTTACAAAGACATATTGTTGAACTTCAAGACTATGCAACTGATATTAGAATGATTAAATTTGAAAGCATGGGCGAGATATACACTAGTTATTTAAATGATATAACACCAAAAGATAAGAGTATAAAACTAAAAATAGTTGGTGGTGAAACTAAAGTTGATAAATCTTTAATAGAACAACTAGATGATTTAATAAAAATGTTGATTTCAAATGCTGTTTCATATGGAATTGAGACAAAACAAGAAAGAATTCAAAAAGAAAAAAATGAAGAGGCAACTATCAGACTAATAGTAAGTCAACTAAATGGACAAATTTCTTTTAGTATTGAAGATGATGGAGAACATATAGAAGAAGAACTTGATAATCTTGAAATTATTAAAGAAGAGATTACTAAATTAAATGGTGATTTAGAAATAGCAAAAAATCAAAATGGTTCAATTTATACTATGATAGTTCCTTTAACACACTCTATTTTAGATGGGCTAAATATAAAAATTGGAGATTCTTTATTTATTCTTCCTACTTCTTCTATCGTAGAATCAATTCAACCAACAAAAGAGATGATAAAGTATGTAGGAGATGGAACAAGTCAATTATTAATGTTAAGAAATGAATTCATACCTATAATAAAATTATATGAGTATTTTAATATAACTGCTAAAGCAAAAAAATTAGAAGATGGAATTTTGATTATAGTAAAATCAAATGAACAAAAAGCAGCATTTCTTATCGATGAGTTTTTACAGCAACAACAGGTTGTTTTAAAAGCTATTGAAACAAACTTTAAAAAAATACAAAGTGTAGCAGGAGCTACTGTTCGAGGTGATGGAAGTATTGGTTTGATCATTGATGTTAAAACTATTCTTGAAGCTCACTAAAACAGATAAATTATAAGGAAAATATTTTGTTAGATTATATTTTACTTGAAAAATATGGGAAAAAAATTTCAGTTTTGTTTGTTGAAGATGATGATAGTTTACGAAAAGAGATGGGTTTTTTATTGGCTGATATTTTTGAAAATGTGGATATCTCTATAGATGGAGAGGAAGGATTTAGAAAATATAGTGAGTATTATAAAAAGAATCTATCTTACTATGACTTGATAATAACAGATATTCAAATGCCAAATATGAATGGTATAAATCTAATAAAAAATATTTATAATTTAAATCCTAAACAAAAAGTATTAGTTTTATCAGCACATAATGAGAGTGATTATTTACTAGAACTTGTAAATCTAGGCATAGCTCAATTTATTCTAAAACCTGTTGATTATGATAGTTTTTTAGAAATCATATTTAAAGTATCACAAAATATTTATGAAAAAAAATATAAAAAAGAATCAAAAGATACTCCTTTTGTAAGATTAACACAGGAGTTATTTTGGAATAAAGAATTAAAGCAACTAATTTTTAAAAATCAGATATTAAAATTAACAAAAAAAGAATTTTTATTGCTTGATTTACTTTTAAAATATCCCGAAAAAGTCTATACTAATGAGGAAATTATAAATTTTTTGTGGTCAGGTGAGCTAAATTTGGAGATACAAATATCTAATCTAAAAAACTTAATTTCAAGACTTAGAAAAAAAGTTCCAGATTTAGATATAAAAAATAACTATGGTTTTGGTTATAGTATTAAACTAACTAGTGTATAAATAAACCATCATTGGTATATAAAAAAGTGATACTAATGTTGAAATAAAAACAGCAAGAGATATTTTTTCTGGTTTTACATCAAGTAAGGTAGCAACAGTTACTGTATTTCCAGCAAGTGGAACAATAGAAAAAATAAACATTAGTAAGTAAAAATCTTTATTTAAAAAATTCAAAAAGTTTTTATCAATATAAATAAAAATGAGAATTAAAACAGGCCAAATTACAAACTTTATAAACAAACTATAAAAAATAAATTTTTTATCAAAACCACCATTAGTTCTTATTTTCTCCATGCCCATACCTAAAAACATCATTCCTAAAATCGCATAAGTACCTTTTAAATAGTCTGAATAATCCAAAAATATTTCAGGCATTTTAAATTCTAAGATATTTAATATAACTCCTAATAAAAAAGCATATAAAACAGGAAGTTTAATAACTTTTATAAGACTTTGTTTAGCCGTAAAATTACCTTTTGCAGTTATGTAGTAACCAACTGAGTTTTGGTATAAAAGTGAAGCTAAAACGGTAAATATAAAAACATCTACAATTGAAGGCTCTAAAAACAGTATAGCAAGAGGAATTCCAATATTTCCTGTATTTCCTGTGGCTGTACTAAAAGCTAATAGATTAGAAGTGTTGTCTTGATAAATTTTCTTGAAAAAAGATAAAGAGATAAAAGCGATAATTGTACTAAGTAAAAAAAAGAAAATAGGTAAAAATATAACTGAAGCTTCAAGTTTTACATTAAGTGTTGCATTAAAAACTATAATAGGAGCTAATATAAAAAGTAAGATTTTAGCGATGCTTTCTTTATCACATTTTAAAAAAACAGTAGAAAAAAGACCTAGTAATATACTAAAATAAAGAGGAAGAATTTTCCCCAAAAGTGTTAAAAAAACGCTCATATTCACCCTTGTTAAAAGATGAATAGTAGCATTTTATTATGTATAAAATATGTAGATTTAAGGATTATTAAAAGTTACATTTCCTAGTAATTCAGAACTTAAAAGTGTAGCTTCTAAATTATTATAATTAAAATAATCTCCACAAATTCCTAGATTTTTTTCACTATTTAAAAAGTATGGCATATCTAAAGAGCTTTTTGCAAAGGCATATTTCCACAAGTGTGGAATAATCTCAAACTTATTTAATTCTTCTTGAAGTTCTTCATCTAAATTTTCTAAAAATATCTCATAAATATCCTCTTTTGATTTATGATTTACACAATTAGCAAATTCCCTAGAAGAGTGAATTATGTAAGAGCTAAAATCTTTTAAGCCATATTTTTTTGAGTTATCTATGATATTTTCTATATCAGGATTTTCATAAAATCTATTTTGGTCTAATTTTATATTTTTATTTGAATATAAAATAACTGAAAAAACAGAATCATATTTAATATTTGCAACTTTTTGCTCAAAATCATTTGGAAGTTCAATATCAAGTTCTAAAATCTGAGGTGCTGGAATTGATATAAATAATAAATCAAAATCTTCATAGATTTTATGATTTTCATCTTGTAAAATCCATTTATTATTGAAATTTTGAGCTTTTACAATTTTTGTATTTTTTACTAAATCTTTTTCATCTATTAAAAACTTACAAATAGAGTTTATCCCATTTTTAGGAATAAACTCATCATATTTAGCTTTTAAAACACCATTTTTTACCAAATCTAAACAAAAAAGTTTTAAATCATCAGTTATTGGAACTAAGCTTGAAGTTCCATGGTCTATAAATTTATCTTCTATATATTTAGTGCTGAGTCGTCCACCAACTCCCCTTGATTTTTCAAAAATAGTTATATTTTCATATTTTTCTTTTAGGTTATTGTATAAATTACAGCCAGATAATCCAGCTCCTATAATTGCTATTTTCATTTTAAACCTTTATTTATAAACTAATTTTATTACGCCAATTGCAAAAATAACTAAAGCATAATCTTTTAAATCTTTATCATATAAAACCATAAATATAGATGTGAAAATCAAAGCAAATGATAAAATAATTGGTTTTATAAAATCTTTAATTTCTTTACTTATATATTCAAGTTGAGAGTTTGAAACCTCGATTTTAAGCTCTCCAATACTTGCTTGTTTTATAACTGATTTTAAATCTTTTAAAGAAAAAGGAATTGATTTTATCTCATCAATTATTGTTTCAACAACACTATCACTAGCTCCCAAAGCCTTTGGAATATTTTTTTGTAAAATTGGTAAAATATCTTTTATTCCATTGAAGTTTTCTATATAAGTTGTTCCAAGTCCTTCTATAATCGCACTAACTCTTAAAATATAAATAGCATCACTTGGAAGTTTAAAAGGAAAATTTCTTGTACTTTCTAAAACTTCAAAGGCAAGTTTTTGCATAGATTCACTGCTTAAATTCTCATTTGAAAAAATATCAAACATTTTATCTGTAAACATAGCTAATTCATGAACAGGAGCTTCATGGGCTATTGTTCCAAGGCGTTTACTAGCACTAATATAAAGCTCATAATCCCTCTCATTTGCAGCTTTTATAAGCTCAATTATTGCAACTCTTATATTATTTGGAATTGATTTCACCATTCCAAAATCAAGTAAAATTAACTCTCCTTGTTTGTTTACAAGTAGATTTCCAGGATGTGGATCTGCATGAAAATATCCATTTATAAGCATTTGTGTTGTGTAAAAATCCACAAGTTTTGAGATTATTTCATTAAAATCAATATTCTCTTTTAGTAAATTTTCTTTATCATCAAACCTAAATCCCTCTTCATAACTCATAACCAAAGCATCATCGCTACAAAATTCACTAAAAGCTTTTGGAAATTTTACTCCACTATCTTTATAGGTTTGTGAAAACTTTTGTAAATTTCCTAGTTCATGGGTCAAACTAACTTCTTGTAAAATCATAGATGAAAACTCAGAAACTACAGCTTCAATAGAGTTTTTTGTATAGTGAGAAAAGAGAGGTTTAAAAATAGTGTTAAAAAAATTTATGATTTTTATATCAGCTTTTACTCTTTTTTTTATACCAACTCTTAGAAGTTTTACAGCAACTTTTTCACCACTTTTTAAATATGCTATATGAACTTGCCCAATTGATGCAGATGCTATAGGAGTGTTTTGAAATGATGAAAAAGGATTATTTTTAAAAGCTTTATTAAAAACTTTTTCATATTCATCTTTACTCATACTAGGAAGTTGGTCGTGAAGCTCTTTTAACTCTTCTAAATACTCTTTTGAGAAAAAATCAGCCCTAGTTGCTAAAACTTGCGCTAATTTTATAAAACTAGCTCCAAGATTTATAGTTGTTTCTTTTAGTTTTTTTGCACTTAAAGGCTTAAAAAAAAGAAAACTAGGCCTCTTTTTTATAACCAAATAAATAGTTAATAAAAATGAAAAAACACTATAAACTCTTTTTGGAGAGTAAAGATTTAGGTTTTTAAAAAAAGTTTTTATTTTAAATCCTCTTTGAGTTTTTGTAAATCTTCTTTAGTTGCAAGTCCTAATTCATCAATAATCTCTTTTAGAGTTGATTTAAGTTCAGCTTTAAACTTCTCATCACTCTCTTTGCCTTTTTGCTCTAGTGATTCTAAAAAACTTTTTACATCTTTTGTATCTAGTTTTCCTTTTTCCTCAAGCTTTTTTAACTCATCTTCGATTTTTTCTTTTAAAACCAAAGCCCCACCAAGTCCTGTAAAAATAAGTTCTTTTAGCATTTTAAATCCTTTTTGTTTATTCTATGACGATTTTTGATATTTTGGTATGTTTAATTTGTAAGTTAGTTTTAATTTAGAAAGTATCTTTGTATTTTTCTCTAATATTTAAAAATTTATCTAAATTTGCAAAGAAAATATCTATTAATTTAGGGTCGAAATGTTTTCCTTTTTCATTTTCTAAAAAAGCAAAAATCTCTTCATCCTTCCAAGCTTTTTTATAACATCTATCACTTCCTAGCGCATCAAAAACATCACAAATAGCAGTGATTCTTCCATAAATACTAATCTCTTCTTCTTTTAAGCCAACTGGATAACCACTTCCATCCCATTTTTCATGATGCTCTTTTGCTACAATAGCAGCCATTTTCAGTAAAGGTCTATCCGAACCTTTTAATAAATCATAACCTTTTATAGCGTGAGTTTTCATAAGTT
Coding sequences within:
- a CDS encoding winged helix-turn-helix domain-containing protein, which produces MNEIFIKEGLITKSLLFISEDSSFVEDIKKSLNNNNVTFFGNNKFYLLNSIINDFDVIIFDNRNNNLKKFLEVYQLTKSYRFDTPIILIEDKINEDILLYKTLNIYTVLEKDVKKEFLFKIILICLNFLDSNKKIQFENGYHFDLSAEELFHDKKIIKLTKIEKKLIKLLSLHPNSLVSYEDIANEVWKGKVFSIYSLRNVINHIREKTNETFIRNFSNRGYILNTI
- a CDS encoding ATP-binding protein, giving the protein MINKIIAFFTTSIKRRLIITITFAHVFLMSIFVYDLINKQEDFLKKQNIEQVKSLSNMIERNSISWVLSNDFLGLEELIYSISKYPNLEYAMVLNKEAKVLAHSQKELVNLYLADDISLDFFNSQKIEPSILVQNDAIIDYISPIIMENQHIGWVRIGLNQDLTLQNLKNIFQEGLFFIFLAIVIGYLFSYFLAKNITKDLYDLIKIANQTATGDKKQRSKVYLNRKDELGILSKEINKMLDKIEEDEKKLEITNMQLENDIVELEILDKKLSELNQDLEKKVEEKTYELKLLNENLEKEIEDEVEQNRQKDNMLFQQSKMASMGEMMENIAHQWRQPLSFISTSASGIRLHKEFNTLSDELLDEAIENIMNSTQFLSNTIDDFRDFYKTDKVKSKFNVKEIIEKTLKLTSSRFTNRAIKVIKDIDEIFIFGFENELIQVLVNILNNARDELEKLPNDERFIFVTLKQKEDKVIISVKDNAGGVNEKIINRVFEPYFTTKSDEKGTGIGLYMSNEIITKHFNGKIHVQNEVFIHQQKEYKGANFVIEVPL
- a CDS encoding response regulator transcription factor, whose translation is MLDYILLEKYGKKISVLFVEDDDSLRKEMGFLLADIFENVDISIDGEEGFRKYSEYYKKNLSYYDLIITDIQMPNMNGINLIKNIYNLNPKQKVLVLSAHNESDYLLELVNLGIAQFILKPVDYDSFLEIIFKVSQNIYEKKYKKESKDTPFVRLTQELFWNKELKQLIFKNQILKLTKKEFLLLDLLLKYPEKVYTNEEIINFLWSGELNLEIQISNLKNLISRLRKKVPDLDIKNNYGFGYSIKLTSV
- a CDS encoding PAS domain-containing sensor histidine kinase; amino-acid sequence: MKTQEQIFINLNEIINNTIEGILVLQEGFIKNINQPLLEILGYETKTELIDKLATGVLIPTSVEKYIKYNEKLFQEISLITKDGTTIPVIIKIKDIFYEEKEYKIIFILDLRELKEKEKMVIYQSRLSAMGEMISMIAHQWRQPLSTISSMLTRIKLKNNTNKLDKDFLNNSLTDMNKYIQYMSATIDDFRNFFTIDTKKELISLNEIVDNVFNMIEKSFSSQNIKIEIKNKNLQKRYLPKNELIQAVLNILNNAKDAFLERDISNPTIKIYFEEDNQTQKIFIEDNAKGIDEKIISKIFNPYFSTKNKKNGSGLGLYICKNILEKDNLGEIFVENKNTGAVFIIVINL
- a CDS encoding sensor histidine kinase; translated protein: MLIEQLSIAYKCHSSIGNSLNLKEMIHEVLRTFVSESYAIYSEFLIKDELNNLIKIDSFGRINNFDAKKYISYTKSLDLIIDDNIRVLKINLENGTLFLVFKNICQDCTFFVSMFESLISKLNISVNACINFEKLEKTNELLKEQKTELIKANKTKDDFLANMSHELKTPLNSIIVISSTMAKNKDNKLDETQLKNMKIIKKCSEDLAILINDILDISKIEAGALKLEIEKIDLKIFIENIFDSFEAVFLEKNLILKKEIKALNFQVYSDEKRLSQIIKNFLTNAMKFTNEGFITIKLLEFEKYFQIDIVDTGIGINNENLENIFDRFQQVDDSRSRKYGGAGLGLCISKELASMLNCKLKVKSEISKGSTFSLLIPKNIEEEIVENSIINQEVLEKKVDKTDLYKSLDLKNSKEIYVLHLNSVEQFKITIALKKFGFLVHPFFNIEEFFSKIDLLILNKNNIFLIDKNIEKFESIQKKFEHNKNQLLVLDELKNNEILFEKIREFLNK
- a CDS encoding AEC family transporter gives rise to the protein MSVFLTLLGKILPLYFSILLGLFSTVFLKCDKESIAKILLFILAPIIVFNATLNVKLEASVIFLPIFFFLLSTIIAFISLSFFKKIYQDNTSNLLAFSTATGNTGNIGIPLAILFLEPSIVDVFIFTVLASLLYQNSVGYYITAKGNFTAKQSLIKVIKLPVLYAFLLGVILNILEFKMPEIFLDYSDYLKGTYAILGMMFLGMGMEKIRTNGGFDKKFIFYSLFIKFVIWPVLILIFIYIDKNFLNFLNKDFYLLMFIFSIVPLAGNTVTVATLLDVKPEKISLAVFISTLVSLFYIPMMVYLYTS
- a CDS encoding chemotaxis protein CheW yields the protein MKNTNVTVELLKLEKLLNKVGDLVITNSMMAQSIENLPSSDEKKSLIEKITLLQRHIVELQDYATDIRMIKFESMGEIYTSYLNDITPKDKSIKLKIVGGETKVDKSLIEQLDDLIKMLISNAVSYGIETKQERIQKEKNEEATIRLIVSQLNGQISFSIEDDGEHIEEELDNLEIIKEEITKLNGDLEIAKNQNGSIYTMIVPLTHSILDGLNIKIGDSLFILPTSSIVESIQPTKEMIKYVGDGTSQLLMLRNEFIPIIKLYEYFNITAKAKKLEDGILIIVKSNEQKAAFLIDEFLQQQQVVLKAIETNFKKIQSVAGATVRGDGSIGLIIDVKTILEAH
- a CDS encoding phosphate/phosphite/phosphonate ABC transporter substrate-binding protein; this translates as MFKKISLIFIISMLFLFTACEDDSKNYKPSYQKQKVIDKKIYTFGIHPLHNPKYLFEVYQPLVDYLNNNLKNKNIEIKLEASRNYDFFNQKLFSREFDFALPNPYQTIKALEVGYKVFAKMGDDENFRGIFLVRKDSGIKNFEDLKGKKISYPASTALAATILPQYFLYENKIDINKDIENIYVGSQESSIMNVYLKQSDIAATWPPPWEAFIKQRPEIANEVEIIWQTKNLPNNSLVARDDLPAQLVEEITGLFIQLHENEEGKKILEKIVLSKFEIANENTYKVVKDFIVDFEKDVRLIK